The Neomonachus schauinslandi chromosome 13, ASM220157v2, whole genome shotgun sequence DNA segment GACAGAGGCCTATCATGTTTCTAAACGGCACCTGGGCTTAAATTGGCTTCTAACCCTGATACACCTTCTGAGTGAACGTAAGCAGAGAATCGCACATCGCCCTCCCCGCGAGATCACCGGGAAACACAAAGCCACACCAAGAAAGGACGGGCCACAGTTTGATATTGTCCAGTGAGTGTCTCCTGGCCTCAGAATACTGCCACTTCTCGCAGCTCCAGCCCTTGGCTGTGCTCCACTCTGAGCAGGTGAATTCCTCTGCTGAAACTTGCACACAGTAAGGAGACGGTGTCGCCAACAGCCAGGGAAGTCAAAGGTCCTGATCCGTCCAGGGACAAGGTGAACAGgcaggctgggggaggaagagggaaccAGCAGCTCAGGCCAAGGGCGCAGCGTCATGGGACGCGAGGTCTCTGTGAGAAACCCGTGTAAACAAAGCGTGTGCTCTCCATGTCTAACCCAGGTAAGAGCCGCATCCCTGCTCCAGAGGACCGTGCACCCACGCGGAGGTCAGACTCAGATCGGCCGCAAGGCTTCAACTCCAGAGAATGGCACATGGACCAAACAAGGTGGGGATCCCTGAGAAACCTGTTCAGACAGTCAGGGCCTCGCCTGCAAGGACGTGTGAATACACTGCCCTCAGTTCCCACCCACCCAGAGAACAGAGCAGGGGGCCAGGGCAGAGGAAAACAGAGGCGATGCTGATCTTCAGCTGCTGGCTTCTGGGGTCTTGCTCCCTTCAAGACCAAGGAGATTGGGACCTGAAGGGGAATCTGGGGGCCTCCAGCTGACCCGGTCTCCCTCCATCCCCGTCTCGGGGGCTGCTCTTCTGAGAACTATAGGTGCACATCTGGTGGGCAGGGCAGCACTTTCAGACCTTGTTCTCCCTGGTGTCAGGTTTATGAGCATTGAACCTGGCAGCAGCTGCCCCCCCAACCTCCCAGAGCTGTCACACGGGGCAGCTGGTAAGGGCACCTCCAGGTTTGGCTCACCTACCACTAGACGTGATCTCACATCTTTTCTCTGAGGGGGCTATCCTATCCTCCCCTGCTGGGAGCTGAGTTTCTAGAACATTACTGTAGGAGGGACTGGTTGTGAGATTCTCTAAGTTAACACTATTCCTGTGTCTGACAGAACCCCGGGTCCAGCACAAAATAGTCTGGAGGCACTGGGGTActgataaggaagaaaaaaaaacagccacCTCTACTCATAGCATATGCCACGCTTTGTGGTGCAAATACTCCCACTATGACCATATTAAATACTCCTGAATATTTAACAATCAGCCAGTAGCAGTGGGCTCTGGCATATTTCACTGAGGACTCTGGGGAGCTGCGTTCCCTAAAACATCTTTTTCTCTGGTGCTTTGAAGTGTTATGACCTGACTGTCATCTCAAATCTTAGCTGCAGCATCAAAACAGGGCAGTCTTGCTCTACCTCACCCCCACCATGAGCTGAGACTCTCATTTTAGTCCttaaaaaatgaatctgaaaatGACAATCCTTGTTTTCTTTGCCAGACATTTTGAGTATCACGTGTTAAAACCTGATGGAAGAACTTCAAgtagaaagaaaactaagagcCAAATATATTTGAGCTCTCAGGAACAAGTCTGTACAACGTGGTACCAGGGCTCATGCAGTGATGGCTTCCAGCCAGGGGTTCAACAGAATCCTGGTATCTTAGTGTCATCTCTTAACCACCAGGGGCCTGGATAGTGGCAGGACAGGGCTGTTTTTGTATTTGCTGAGCCTCGGAAAGAAAGAGTTTCAAGGAAGCTTTTAAGACTCCATGTGTCTTTGAGAAGCACCACCAGCAGGCTCCTTACCTCCAGTATCTTGGTTCCAAATCTTCACTTTACAGTCATGCGATGAGGTAGCAATTATAGGCATCGAGGCCAGTGCTCTTGGTAGAAAGACGCAGGATGCAACAGTCTGGAAATGCCCCTTATATTCACATATTCTGTTCCGAGTCTGCCTTAGGTCCCACAGCTGCAGAGTAATGACATAGGCTAGctcatacatacatatttctCTAGCTTCATACATGCTACCTTCACTGATCTCCACCTCCCCACCTTCTCATCACCCACCTATCCCCCTACTTACCTACTCATGTAGCTACCCCTCATCTTCATCCATCCCATCCACATATgaaatcatccatccatccagtgaTTATTTTAAACACCACCGATCTCAGACAACCATGGGTAAGGATGTGCCAGGAGGGTCCCTGCCTTCCTCATTAATGTCATGGTTAGGGAAGTGAAAGCTCCAAGTCCTACAGCATGATGGGACAGTATGGGgttgcctacttttttttttttttaagttcttttatttatttaagtaatctctacaccccatgtggggctcaaactcacgaccccaagatcgagagtctcgtgctcttctgactgagccagccaggtgccccagggttgCCTACTTTCTATGACAGTTCAAGAGCTACCTGACATCAGCCTCTTGGTGTCTGTGGCTTCTGTGGAGACCCCACAGTTAGGGGCACCTTCTCATAAGTACACAGAGGTGCAGACCTTCTGATTTATTGCCTGCATGCTGAACCTTGGGATATGAAGATGAGACTCCAACAAAGGAGGTGACAGTCCTGCCAATCCCACTCTTGTTGACACGATCAGACCATAGCTAGAGAACAAGGTTCAGGGAGGAGAGCAAACCGAATTGTGTccaaaaaataatgaagtcacTGGACACCATGTAATTCAGGAAAACAACATTCAGAGAGGACAGTGATCTGAATTGTGTccgaaaaataatgaaatcacagGACACCGTGTCAGTTGTAGGGGCTGGAAATGCTTAGCTTGGTGAAGAGATGCTACATCAATAGCCTGGGATTCAATACCTCAAAGTACCACTTACTAGAAGTGTGGTCTTGTGCAAGAGATTTCAACTTGCCATGCCTCTATTtgctcatgtgtaaaatgggaattataatagAACCTAACTCAtgaggttgttgtaaggattaaatgagataatgcatgtaatgTGCTCAGGACAGTGCCTAGTATATGATGTTTGGTACAATGGGAGCTCTAATTGTTCTATTTGGACTAGATGCCCCTTTTAACCTATATTCTACAATGAGGAATCCAAGGGACTTTGGAGGAGCCAATGCAATCTAATCCAAAATGACTTGCGAGGAAAGGTATATGGGTAAGGGTTGGGATGGGCCGTTGACCAACACTGGTGCCTCAAACTCCCTGAAGAGCTTGAGCCTCCTTTACTGTGACCACAGGTACAATGGGAATACACTTGGCTCTTCAAATAGTCCCTCCCCTTTCTAAGCGCTGCTGGGAGCAGGGACATTAGCAAGCTGGTTCTGTGTTTAGCACCTTCCTATCTTGACTCTCATCCCATCCCTTTGTCTACTACCAATTCAGAGAGCCCAAGGCTAATGGAGGTTTCTTGAGAGATGCATCTGGAATGCAAAGGCTCACTTACAGTATGCACTTGGAATAGGCCTGAGCCATTAATAGAGCTGACCTGTGTAGCCCAGTACAGACGGGAGGTCGGAGGAAGTACTTTGCTCATCAGCAACCAGACCCCCAGACCCCCAGAATCTCTTACCGTGGCTTCGCAGCCTTCCCCTCCAAAGCCGCTGCTGCAGGAGATACACTTGTGTCCGTCCTCACTGACCTCGCAGTAGGTCTGAATATGCTGCTTTGTGGGAAATATATGAGCTACCTGCAGCCCCCGGCTGTCCCATAATCTGCAAGAAATGACCGCAGGATATGAATCTGTCGGCTCTTTGCTGCTTCAGCCAGTCTGATGGAATGTCATGATTTACGTACAATCAGGAGTATGAACCAGATCAACCTTGGAGACCCCAAAGCTGCCAGGAAATAACCAAACTGAATGACATCTGAGTCCTTTCTAGTTTGAGATACAGTTAATAGGAATTTAGACCAAGCATCTTAACTGTATAAGTTAATTTGTTAATTTGGCCCTTTGGGATACTACTTTCAAGGGACAAGAGGATATTTCTGTGCctgtgacttaatttttttaaaagatagttatTATGATCCAGAGGAGCAGTCACCATTCCAGAATCAGATAGAATAGACTGCAGGCCTTGGCCTACTGGGCCACGAGGTCCCCGGGGGAGTGTTTTATTCGGCCTCTCATCTCATTTTCACCTCTTTACCTCATTCTTCCTATTTTCTAAGTAGAATGAATCTCTTTTGAGATCCAGACTTTCTCGTTGTGCTTTCTACTCAAGAACGATTTACTTCATTTGACTCTCTTGATGCAGATTCTGACCCCATTTCCCCAGACAAGGCTTCACCTGAGGCCTGAGTGATTGAGAACATCCGGCGCCAAGCAGGGGTGGCAAGTGGAGCCAGGCAGCTCAAAGCAGGGGGACAAGCAAATGACCAGGTCCGAGGTCAATCTGAATATTTTCACACAGGGGGCGAGGGTGGGGCCAGACAGAGTCAGCTGCTTCAGAACCATCCAGGACAGGCGCTTTTTCCTGGCCCCACCTCCTGCCATTCAACCTCTACCCAGATGGTCCAGGGGGCCAGGTCAGAGAGACCCCAGCCCCAGCAAGGGGCAAAGGGGCAGAAGGCCCTGGGCAGGCACAGCAatgtggagaagcagagggggaaagGAGTCATATGAGCATGGGAACCACAAACCTTCaccagaaacaccttcacagcTGCTCAGTAAGCCTACCTGATGGTTTTATCTTCAGAAGTCTGTAGTACATATGGTTGGTGGGGGACCCAGCGCAGGTGAGTGacctggaaaaagcaaaattttcaaAACTTCTCACTGCCAAGGCATTCTTCTACGGCAATTCCTGTAAACTGTGCTAAATAGCATCTCCTCACCACTTCTCAAGGATGCTGACACGTATGTTTGACTTGCAGGGAGTGTGTGTTCTGCAGATACCCACCAGTCATGCCCACCAGTCATGCCCACCGGCGTGCCCTGGATCAGCAGCAGCAATGGTAGCAGCCGGGCCAGTTGTGAGTACAGAATGCATGCAGGCACGCACACACGTGGTGGGGAACTGCTTGTGGGTGGCAGCTAAGGAGAGCAGCCCCCCGTTCTATCTGAAACCCTAGTCTAAGGCCTCACAGGGTTCAGGGCATATTCTTTCTTCTCATCCCTGTAGCCCCCTCCTGGATAGGCACAAAAGAGTTTTCAAAACAACCCAAGATGACAGGATTTTCTTCTAGCAACCTCCACAAATATGGAGGGCATAGGGTGAGCATACTTTGCCATGGACAGTTGTcttcaaaattagaaaagatgACCATGAGTGATATTTAATGATCACTAAAGGAACATCTATCATGTCAGGTcataggattctctccctttcatAAATGAAGACATTGACACTCTAAGTGACTTTCTTGGAGTAACACAGCTAAAATGTGAtggatcttggggcgcctggctggttcagttggtagagcatgtgactcttgatctcagggttgtgagttcaagccccatgttgggtgtagagattacttaaaaaaaaataaaaaggtgatgGATCCATAATTTGAACCCAGGTATGACTGACCTCAAAGGCTGTGGAGTTTATATACCAGTCTGCTGGTATATAACATTGGTCTTCATAAACACGGCAAATTATACATAAAGCAAAGGGTCATGCTTGTTTCTCTGTGCATAAGCTGTGAGATCCTGGAGGACAGGGGCTGTGTCCTAGGACTAACCCTGCTCCTAGCAGAGCAGATATGGAATAACACATTTTAAGGGAATAAATGAGGACACCACTTAAAATTCCAATATGAACTAGTGGAGGTGTTCTCTGGAGcagaagactttatttatcttttatttgttttaaaggttttatttatttatttgtcagagagatagagaaagcaagcacaagtagggggagtggcaggcttcctgtggagcaaggagcccgatgcggggctcaatcccaggaagctgggatcatgacctgagctgaagtcagatgcttaaccgactgagccacccaggcatccctggaacaGAAGACTTTAAAGAGATCATCCAGCCTGATAACCCTGAGAGGCCAGGGTCTGACAGAGAGTTCAGCGTGAGTAGTAATGAGGCCCCAACCTCTACTGCCTGGTGTATCTCCTGATCTCTCTCCCAGGCTCTTCGCCTCACCCCATGCTCCCTTCTGCTGTCCCACTCTCTACCAACTTTGAGTCCCTACCAGGTTCCTCGAGATGGAAGCTCTCTCCGCACACCGTCCGGTCCCAACGTCCCACAGAAGCAGGGTGTTGTCCCGAGAGCCAGTGCACAGCTGTGACGAGTCTGGGGGAGCAAGGGAGAGATGGTCCATGAAATGGGCCTGGCACGGGGCTTTTCAGAAGGTACAACAGGGGGCGcccaggtggttcagtcggttgagcatccgactcttggtttcagctcaggtcatgagctcagggtcatgagatcaagccccaagtcgggctccatgctcagtgggactctgcttctctccctctcccactgcccttccctccaccccgACTCACGCacactctttctaaaaataaataaataaatctttaaaaaaaagaggggcgactgggtggctcagttggttaagcatctgccttcggctcaggtcatgatcccagggtcctgggatcgagccccgcgtcgggctccctgctccacaggagtctgcttctccctctgcctctccccctgcttgtgctctctccctctaataaataaataactctttaaaaaaaagagagagaaagaaagtacaaCAGTGTTGGGGAGAGGTCTGTTTGACTTTACCTGGACTCACAGCCAATCCAGTGACCACCATGGTGTGGCCAGAGAACTGCTGCCTTGGCTGGGAAGGGCCACACAAGTCCCACATTGTGACTGTCCTGTCACGAGAGGCGCTGAAGAACTGGCTGGATCTGGGAATACAGGCTATCtgctcaagagaaaaaaagtccCAGTGTGCTTGTTTGATTGGCCTTGGAAATGGGCAACAGGCCTGGGGCTGCAGGTGTCAGAGCCTGAGGCTCTCCCCCGTCCCTGTCGGGGTGGGAATACATTGCATCTGGGTGTCAGTACCCTACTCTGCGCTGCGAGCTGAGCAGATGATGGAGTCTGCATCTCAATTCCGATTTTCAGTTCATTGAGGGGGATTTCAGGGAAGGGCATTGTAGAGACTGGCATTCTCTATCATCTTTGCTGGAAGCTTATGCTGCCCTGTAATGCTTTTttagcaaattaatttttatttaactgttcttggctttttaaaaatttccccaacTAGAAGTTTCCTGAGTATAGAgattttatcattaatttatttaaaattatcattatattattatatattatatgataaattattattatatataataaattatttatacataagttataaatgaataaattttatcatgtattatttattatttatttttctagctaCAGTAAACACACAGGCAACCTTCAGTACCTGTCCCTGTTGAGTTAGGATAGGCAGGGAGAATTCTCTATTTACCACCTGAGCTATTAAGGGCTTAGTGACAAACTAAATCATGTCTAATATGCTTGTAACCATAGCTAAGGGAATGGTTTGCTCTGCTTTTCCTCGAGTAGGGCTTCATGGCATCAAATGAAGCTCTTACATTTTCTTAAGACTGAATATCCCATCCCTCTTACTAACTAGAGCTATTAGATACTCCTTTATTCAGTTCCAAATTCCCTCCACGATAATGATCATTTGATAATTACCTTAGTGATCTCTCGTTCATGTCCTCTGAACCTTTTCACCACATTTCCACTTTTCCAGTTATAGGCCACCACTGTCTGCAGAGAGTCATTAGGGTCATTAGAATCTCTGtaatattttatgtgaatttctaTTTAACTGAAGCAAGCCTTTACTTCATTATCTACctaatttctccctctctgtcaaggGTCTTGTATTAGGGCTTTATTGTTATAACCTTCATCCTGTCCCCCTACAttgacttccttttctttcctcctgacCGGGGCGCTGTCTCTCTGCAAGGCAATGGGCCACTGCTCTGGGCCTTACTGACGGGTTCGGGAAGACACCCCACAAGGGGAACGGACTCAACCTGAGGTTCTGGTCATAGATGCTGAAGTAGAATTCTACATGGGGTTAGAGTTTTTTCCCCTAAttgttttgtacttttattttagtgtacttaaaaaaatttgctatcttaaaaaaaaaaaatttaccgggtgcctgggtggcacagtcggttgagcatcccactcttggtttcggctcaggtcatgatctcttggctcatgggatcgagccccacgatgggctctgcgctcagcagggaatctgcttctccctctgcctctcctcttccctcccccaccccgctctctctctctctcaaataaattaaatcttaaaaaaaaaaaaagaatctgtgaaaTACAGTATGAAAATGAGAGGAATTAAAAGAATCTACATTTTTGCTGTCAATGTCTTAGCTGTGAGTCCCGTGATAGATGCAAATATGGGGGGAGAAGCAACCAGATTCAGTGAcagtgggggaaaggacagaAACAGAAGGGAGGAATCATAATGCTCACCAGTGTAGAGATTTTGACAAAAGAGCAGCATAAAAGAGACTGGaagtctccttttttaaaaaatatttatttatttattagagagggagaaaaacggagagagtgagcacacaagcaggggtgggggcaaaaggagagagggagagaatctcaagcaggctccagctccccactgagcgtgaagcctgatggcagggctcgatcttacgaccctgagatcatgaactgagccgaaatcaacagttggctgtttaaccgactgagccacccagggaaccCCAAGGAAGTCTCCTTTTGATGACAAATAGCTCCTGTGTCAGTGTGTGGGTATGAAAATGGCttggtcggggcgcctgggtggctcagtcgttaagcgtctgccttcggctcagggcatgatcccagggtcctgggatcgagccccacgttgggctctctgctcagcgggaagcctgcttctccctctcccactccccctgcttctgttccctctctcgctgtgtctctcactgtcaaataaataaaatctttaaaaaaaaaaaagaaagaaagaaagaaagaaaatggcttgGTCAGAATAATACTTGCCATTTATAAAAAGCATATGGGCGATCTGGCACATCACTGAAGATCTTGTCACCTAATCCTCACAACTGTCCTGTGTCCTGTGAGGCTGGCATTATCACCCTCATTCCATGGATGTGGAGACTGAAGCTCACGAACAGTAAATGACCTCCCCAGAGGAACCGGAAGGGGAAGAGCAGGGACTTAAAGCCAGTCTTCCTTAGTCTAAAGCCTATGGTTTTACACTACTCAACATTGTTGCCAGAAACGCAGAACCAACGCTTCCTTCCCAAATCTCTTCCCTTCTCCACAATAAGCTGGTTCCCTGGGAAGCGCCACAGACCCACCTTATCTTTTCCTCCAGAGACACACAGGTCTGAGTTCAGAGCAGCAACGACAGAGACACTATCCACGTGAGCTGGGCTATACTCCAGACAAGATTTAGTTTGAGTTCTCTCTTCTATAATCCCGTCGGGCCTGCTAAAGACAGGATGGCAAATGAGAGGCCCTCTGTTACAGAGTGTGCAGCACGGCATGGGGAAGGCGTGGGCTACGGGAGAGGCCAGGCTGAGGAAAAAATCTGGGAAAGGAGTACAAAAGGAGACCCACGGTCATTGCCAGAAATGGGATTATTAATGCTGAGCATGCTCAGAACAACTGAAGGACTAGAATCCGATAAAGAGGAAACCTGAAGCCAAGAAGCCAGGAGTCTTTGCTCACCTAGAGCTTATTCCCAAAGATGCCAGGCCTGTCTCTGAGTGGCTGCAGACACTAGCTAATCAGCTGCTTCTCatccaaaagaaaacagaccaaaCTAACTGTTCAGGGAAGGTCATCAGCAATCGCTCTGGGCCTTCTCTTTCTTTAGGAGAGAATTTTAATGCGACATGATAAAACTTGGGATCCCAATGTAGTATTGCTGTACCTGTATTTATAAGTGCTGTGTTTGAGCTTGCTTTGCAGTTTCCCCATCCCTGCACAGAACCGCCCCAAAACCTTGTGAGAAGGAGCTCGTTTCAGATGGCTGCTGAGCCAGCAGCATCCCTTGTGGCTGCTGGACGTTGTcctccctgcttggtggaaagAATGCATACTGTTAATGTTGTTAGGCATGATGATGGTAGTCTGGTGATGTAAaaacaaagcctattttatttatttatttgacagaaagcgagagcgcacaagcagggggagtggcagagggagaggaacaagcagactccccgctgagcagggagcccagtgtgggactggatcccaggaccctgggatcatgacctgagccgaaggcaggtgctcaaccaactgagccacccaggcacccaagccttcttttttaaaagactaattcATTGCtctcatttgcttttcttctttcccttgcctcttcTTACGGCCCTGGGAATGCAC contains these protein-coding regions:
- the WDR31 gene encoding WD repeat-containing protein 31 — translated: MPNNINSMHSFHQAGRTTSSSHKGCCWLSSHLKRAPSHKVLGRFCAGMGKLQSKLKHSTYKYRPDGIIEERTQTKSCLEYSPAHVDSVSVVAALNSDLCVSGGKDKTVVAYNWKSGNVVKRFRGHEREITKIACIPRSSQFFSASRDRTVTMWDLCGPSQPRQQFSGHTMVVTGLAVSPDSSQLCTGSRDNTLLLWDVGTGRCAERASISRNLVTHLRWVPHQPYVLQTSEDKTIRLWDSRGLQVAHIFPTKQHIQTYCEVSEDGHKCISCSSGFGGEGCEATLWDLRQTRNRICEYKGHFQTVASCVFLPRALASMPIIATSSHDCKVKIWNQDTGACLFTLSLDGSGPLTSLAVGDTVSLLCASFSRGIHLLRVEHSQGLELREVAVF